One segment of Gammaproteobacteria bacterium DNA contains the following:
- a CDS encoding methyltransferase domain-containing protein: protein MHITQSLSIYQKSGLQLTASQSFLALFQCDYPFYTNRQQLPTVFVSAATASDLNCVDIHLESNELNNIISGVITLEEGQISVMIMPDTQQVNVSFILLGADDKIRHFVDRLSHSFRAGRHEYIEACADEDSKADERVVARNLSEFPLIPGRNHPDWVYEYDNAGERHHFKIKEVIAAGETSFQSYAILDTYAYGKVLFLDGFVQSAQKDEHIYHESLIQPAMLSHAQPKSVLVIGAGEGASAREILYHPSVERVVLIDLDEELIQLCKSHLYTHHRGAFDHPKVELRFEDGYKYLKNTDEKFDIIVIDVVDAIEEGPAQALYTQEFYTFLKTHNLNPGGIVVVQSMELNDVDLNDDWHVHRELSLSFEHVCSYAAFVPSFWSKWRFTIASDALDFDQIAAAEIDEAIRNRAIEHRLNYMSGEVFESLRGLSKQARLTQRIALANAGKIQAEADISKHFQDWELGAYLESTRGKNLD, encoded by the coding sequence ATGCACATTACTCAAAGCTTATCCATTTATCAGAAATCCGGTTTGCAGTTAACGGCAAGTCAGTCATTTTTAGCGCTTTTTCAATGTGACTACCCGTTTTATACAAATCGCCAACAGCTACCAACAGTGTTTGTTAGCGCTGCGACGGCATCAGATCTGAATTGCGTTGATATTCATCTTGAGTCAAATGAATTAAACAATATTATTTCTGGCGTTATCACTCTGGAAGAAGGGCAGATCAGCGTGATGATAATGCCTGACACGCAACAGGTGAATGTCAGTTTTATTCTTCTAGGAGCAGACGACAAAATACGGCATTTTGTCGACAGGCTTAGTCATTCTTTCCGGGCTGGCAGGCATGAATACATTGAAGCCTGCGCAGATGAAGATTCCAAAGCAGATGAGCGAGTTGTTGCCCGAAATTTATCAGAGTTTCCATTGATTCCCGGCAGAAATCATCCGGATTGGGTATATGAATACGATAACGCCGGTGAACGTCATCACTTCAAGATAAAAGAAGTTATTGCAGCGGGAGAAACCTCATTTCAGAGTTACGCCATCCTGGATACCTATGCGTATGGTAAAGTATTATTCCTTGACGGTTTCGTTCAATCCGCGCAAAAAGATGAACATATCTATCACGAAAGTTTGATACAACCGGCAATGCTATCTCACGCCCAGCCTAAAAGTGTGTTGGTGATTGGCGCGGGAGAAGGGGCCAGTGCGCGGGAGATTCTTTATCATCCGAGCGTCGAGCGAGTGGTGTTAATCGATCTTGACGAAGAGCTGATACAACTCTGTAAATCTCATCTGTATACCCATCATCGTGGTGCGTTTGATCACCCTAAAGTCGAACTAAGGTTTGAAGATGGCTACAAGTATCTGAAAAATACCGATGAAAAATTCGATATCATCGTTATTGATGTCGTAGACGCAATAGAGGAGGGTCCGGCGCAGGCCTTATATACGCAGGAGTTTTATACCTTTCTCAAGACGCACAATCTAAATCCTGGTGGCATTGTTGTTGTGCAGAGCATGGAATTGAATGACGTGGACCTCAATGACGACTGGCATGTACACCGGGAACTGTCTTTGAGTTTTGAACACGTGTGTTCATATGCTGCGTTTGTGCCTTCATTCTGGAGTAAGTGGCGTTTTACCATCGCCAGTGATGCGCTGGACTTTGATCAGATTGCCGCAGCTGAAATAGACGAAGCTATACGCAATCGCGCTATCGAGCATCGGCTGAACTATATGTCAGGCGAAGTGTTTGAAAGTCTACGTGGACTGAGTAAGCAGGCGAGATTGACGCAAAGAATTGCTCTGGCTAATGCAGGTAAGATACAGGCAGAGGCGGATATTTCCAAACACTTTCAGGACTGGGAGTTAGGCGCCTATCTGGAATCCACGCGAGGAAAGAATCTCGATTAG
- a CDS encoding FAD-dependent oxidoreductase, giving the protein MNIIVVGAGISGLYASFLLQQSGHQVTVLEAATRSGGRILSIHDRDGGRIELGAELAYAPESRYMQMLSHLGVGVRQQSGDSYFILDGELHKRGLKQDNTLNHLLDTLDSIEETAPTSFNDISVKTFFQRLQFYPLYPRVIEAFCCEYGASAAHLGIRQLAEEEGAWKGGDEEFFCDQPMIRIVEFLEQQLLAPIQFSKQVKHIEYESGVKIYTTEGECYDADIALISVGLGILKSDTLSFSPPLPQETRNAIACMGIQPGIKVILNFKHPWWPQHLLTIEGGTMCYEYLASAYTRKPTLTAFIMDEQARAVSHLTQEQLIECLLGELKNIGSPVSRPEDLDSYCVKDWGRDPLHLGAYSYPAVGSSGARTTLSKPVNKQIYFIGEACNQNGHAATIHGAMETAEFAVNHINALNNNSSTTRKDTLTV; this is encoded by the coding sequence GTGAATATCATTGTTGTGGGAGCGGGAATAAGCGGATTGTATGCATCATTTTTATTACAGCAATCCGGCCATCAAGTCACCGTATTGGAAGCCGCTACGCGTAGTGGCGGACGTATTTTGTCTATTCACGATCGTGACGGCGGACGTATCGAACTCGGTGCGGAACTCGCTTATGCACCCGAATCCCGTTATATGCAGATGCTATCCCATCTCGGCGTCGGCGTTCGTCAACAAAGTGGCGACAGCTATTTTATTCTGGATGGTGAATTACATAAACGAGGCTTGAAACAGGACAACACGCTAAATCATTTGCTAGACACACTGGACTCGATAGAAGAGACCGCGCCTACTTCATTCAACGATATCTCTGTAAAAACCTTTTTTCAGCGACTGCAGTTCTATCCACTCTATCCTCGCGTTATCGAGGCATTTTGTTGTGAGTATGGCGCCAGCGCGGCACATCTTGGAATACGCCAACTGGCGGAGGAAGAAGGCGCATGGAAAGGTGGCGATGAGGAATTTTTCTGTGATCAGCCTATGATACGTATTGTGGAATTTCTGGAACAACAACTACTCGCACCAATACAATTTTCAAAACAGGTGAAGCACATTGAATATGAAAGTGGAGTGAAGATATACACTACGGAAGGCGAATGCTATGACGCCGACATCGCCTTGATTTCAGTCGGACTCGGCATATTGAAATCCGACACACTCAGTTTCTCACCACCACTACCACAAGAAACTCGGAATGCTATCGCATGCATGGGCATACAGCCGGGCATCAAAGTCATACTGAATTTCAAACACCCCTGGTGGCCACAGCATTTACTGACGATTGAGGGTGGAACCATGTGCTATGAATACCTGGCCTCCGCATATACCAGAAAGCCCACATTGACCGCATTTATTATGGACGAACAGGCACGCGCAGTTTCCCATCTAACACAAGAGCAACTCATTGAATGCTTGCTGGGTGAATTGAAAAATATTGGCTCTCCTGTGAGCAGACCAGAGGATCTTGATAGCTATTGCGTCAAAGACTGGGGGCGCGATCCCCTGCACCTGGGCGCCTATTCCTATCCAGCAGTGGGCAGTAGTGGCGCAAGAACCACACTCAGTAAACCCGTTAATAAACAGATCTACTTTATCGGAGAGGCATGCAACCAAAACGGCCATGCAGCAACCATACATGGCGCGATGGAGACCGCAGAATTTGCGGTGAACCATATCAACGCGCTCAATAACAATTCATCGACAACAAGAAAAGATACGCTAACGGTTTAA
- a CDS encoding error-prone DNA polymerase, producing MPSLYAELHCLSNFTFLRGASHPHELVQQAAELGYHAIAITDECSFAGIVRAHEAAKQHHIKLIIGSEIKVENGPRIILLARNHDGYTQLCQLITRGRRAAAKGEYRLTRKDFRTDLSQCLAIYLPGKRFLQRQALWLRQHFPQTCWIGVALLGEQQDRQRLARLQQFSNEHNIPLVACGDVHMHTAQRRLLQDTLTAIRLNRPLHQLGQQLYMNGERHLRPLSRLQKIYPAALLQETVKIAERCQFSLDEIRYHYPREVVPENETPAAYLRRLTYEGMQQRWPQGANKKVIDIIEKELALISELVYEPYFLTVYDIVRYARSKEILCQGRGSAANSAVCYCLGITEVDPSRMEVLFERFISKERDEPPDIDVDFEHQRREEVIQYIYEKYGRHRAALAATVITYRPRSAFRDVGKALGLDLVQVDRLAQSASWWDGKAVKAERIREAGFDPDTPLIARVMELVNTIVGFPRHLSQHVGGFVISDSDLAALVPVENASMPDRTVIQWDKDDLEALGLLKVDVLALGMLSAIRRALQLISDYYGKPMRMQDIPAEDPRVYEMIQKADTLGVFQIESRAQMAMLPRLRPKNFYDLVVEISLVRPGPIQGNMVHPYLRRRNGEEAITYPNLAVRDVLKRTLGVPIFQEQVIKLAMVAAGFSGGEADQLRRAMAAWRRRGSLEPFEEKLRDGMVSRGYSEQFARQVFEQIKGFGEYGFPESHAASFALLVYVSAWLKHYEPAAFTCALLNSLPMGFYGPAQLVGDARRHGVEVCEVDVMLSEWDCVLEGEAQQKPRLRLGLRMIKGLSQSGAERLLQARALRRFSSVQDMTQRADLDKRDTQALASAGALKALAGHRYRARWEVLGTEKPLPMIREPIQEALPLLPPPSEGQNIVADYQSKNLSLERHPLALLREQLTRKRIRSAAQARDFAHDRFIRVAGIVTARQRPGTASGVTFVTLEDESGMLNIIVWRDIAERQRRELLRARLLVVYGKTQREGDVLHIIAMRLEDYSHLLGQLNTQSRDFH from the coding sequence ATGCCCTCACTTTACGCAGAACTCCATTGCCTGAGTAATTTCACCTTTTTGCGCGGCGCCTCGCATCCACACGAGCTGGTACAACAGGCGGCGGAACTGGGATATCACGCGATTGCCATCACTGACGAGTGTTCTTTCGCCGGGATCGTACGTGCACACGAGGCAGCCAAACAACACCACATCAAACTAATCATTGGTAGTGAAATAAAAGTCGAAAACGGACCGCGCATCATTTTGCTTGCCCGTAATCACGACGGCTACACACAATTGTGCCAACTCATCACCCGTGGCCGACGTGCCGCAGCGAAAGGTGAATACCGACTTACTCGGAAAGATTTTCGTACAGATCTTTCTCAATGCTTGGCGATTTACCTTCCCGGTAAACGTTTCTTGCAGCGACAGGCGTTATGGCTTCGACAACACTTCCCACAGACTTGCTGGATAGGCGTGGCCTTACTGGGAGAACAACAGGACCGACAACGACTGGCGCGGTTGCAACAATTTTCAAACGAACACAACATACCATTGGTTGCCTGCGGTGATGTCCATATGCATACGGCACAGCGGCGACTGCTACAGGATACATTAACCGCCATACGTCTCAACAGACCACTACACCAGCTCGGACAACAGCTATACATGAATGGCGAGCGTCATTTGCGGCCTTTATCGCGTCTGCAAAAAATATATCCGGCTGCACTGTTACAAGAGACAGTTAAGATCGCGGAACGCTGCCAGTTCAGCCTCGACGAGATTCGCTATCACTATCCACGTGAAGTCGTTCCCGAAAACGAAACTCCTGCCGCGTATTTGCGTCGCCTCACCTACGAGGGCATGCAACAACGTTGGCCACAAGGCGCAAACAAAAAAGTCATCGACATTATCGAAAAAGAATTGGCGCTGATTAGCGAACTGGTTTACGAACCTTATTTCCTCACGGTATACGACATCGTTCGCTACGCACGCAGCAAGGAAATCCTGTGTCAGGGTCGCGGTTCCGCGGCTAACTCCGCGGTGTGCTATTGCCTGGGTATAACCGAAGTAGACCCATCGCGCATGGAAGTCTTGTTCGAACGTTTTATTTCTAAGGAACGTGATGAACCACCCGACATCGATGTGGACTTCGAACATCAACGCCGCGAAGAAGTCATCCAATATATTTATGAAAAATACGGCCGCCATCGCGCCGCACTTGCAGCAACGGTAATTACTTACCGACCACGCAGTGCCTTTCGTGATGTAGGAAAAGCCTTGGGCCTGGATTTAGTGCAGGTAGACAGGCTCGCCCAATCCGCCAGTTGGTGGGACGGCAAGGCAGTAAAAGCAGAACGCATACGCGAAGCCGGCTTCGATCCGGACACGCCATTGATCGCGCGGGTGATGGAGCTAGTGAATACCATCGTCGGTTTTCCGCGGCATTTGTCGCAACACGTGGGCGGTTTCGTGATCTCCGATTCCGATCTCGCTGCACTAGTGCCGGTAGAGAACGCCAGCATGCCCGATCGCACCGTCATTCAATGGGACAAAGACGATCTTGAAGCATTAGGCCTGCTCAAAGTCGACGTGCTGGCGCTAGGCATGTTAAGCGCGATACGCCGCGCCTTACAGTTAATTAGCGATTACTACGGCAAGCCTATGCGCATGCAGGACATCCCTGCGGAAGATCCCCGTGTATATGAAATGATACAGAAGGCCGACACCCTCGGCGTGTTTCAAATTGAATCGCGCGCGCAAATGGCGATGTTGCCGCGACTGCGTCCAAAAAACTTTTATGATCTGGTGGTAGAGATTTCACTGGTCCGACCAGGGCCGATACAGGGCAATATGGTGCACCCTTATTTGCGCCGGCGTAACGGTGAAGAAGCGATTACTTACCCTAACCTCGCGGTACGCGACGTACTCAAGCGCACGCTAGGCGTACCTATTTTTCAGGAGCAGGTGATTAAACTGGCCATGGTCGCCGCCGGTTTTTCCGGCGGTGAGGCCGATCAACTACGTCGCGCCATGGCTGCCTGGCGTCGTCGCGGATCACTGGAACCGTTTGAAGAAAAATTGCGCGATGGCATGGTCAGTCGTGGCTATAGCGAGCAGTTCGCGCGTCAGGTGTTTGAGCAGATCAAGGGTTTTGGTGAATACGGTTTTCCAGAATCACACGCGGCGAGTTTCGCTTTATTGGTTTATGTTTCGGCCTGGCTCAAACATTATGAACCCGCAGCGTTTACCTGCGCTTTGCTCAACAGTCTGCCTATGGGTTTTTACGGTCCGGCGCAACTCGTTGGCGATGCGCGTCGACACGGCGTAGAGGTGTGCGAAGTCGACGTCATGTTAAGCGAATGGGATTGCGTCCTCGAAGGCGAGGCGCAACAAAAACCCCGTCTACGTCTTGGGCTACGCATGATTAAAGGTCTGTCGCAATCTGGTGCCGAACGCCTGTTGCAAGCGCGCGCGCTGCGTCGATTTAGCAGTGTGCAAGATATGACACAACGGGCCGACCTGGACAAACGCGATACCCAGGCACTGGCCAGTGCCGGCGCACTAAAGGCCTTGGCGGGACATCGTTACCGCGCGCGCTGGGAAGTTTTAGGCACAGAAAAACCCTTGCCCATGATACGCGAACCGATACAAGAGGCCTTGCCCTTGTTACCGCCGCCGAGCGAAGGCCAGAACATCGTCGCCGATTACCAGTCGAAAAACCTCAGCCTCGAACGTCATCCATTGGCCTTATTGCGCGAACAACTCACGCGCAAACGCATACGCAGCGCGGCGCAGGCACGTGATTTTGCGCACGACCGATTTATTCGGGTCGCCGGCATCGTCACCGCGCGACAACGACCGGGAACCGCCAGCGGCGTTACCTTTGTCACACTGGAAGACGAAAGCGGCATGCTCAATATCATCGTCTGGCGTGACATCGCTGAACGACAACGACGTGAATTACTACGCGCGCGGCTACTAGTCGTCTATGGAAAAACCCAAAGAGAAGGCGATGTATTACACATTATCGCCATGCGCCTGGAAGACTATAGTCACCTGCTGGGACAACTGAATACACAGTCTCGGGATTTTCATTGA
- a CDS encoding spermidine synthase, with amino-acid sequence MDSVSFHYESGSDDVLQKIRIKKCLYDGKTPFQQVSIYETRQYGKMLLLDGLIQSVESDEYRYHESLVHPAMCAHANPRNVLIIGGGEGATAREVLKHSCVEKVVMVDIDGLLIELCERYLSEWHDGAFSDTRLELIVQNGLDYVYDSTEIFDVIILDVCDGINKTSRSIEFFQKRFFTALKRILELKGIVAYQAMSATPGDTTDLATVLHGLNKVFTYANAYTSFIPSFAAQWGFVAASDVSHCKLISEEVIDNVLEARKLKERLRFFDGMTFRHMMSLPRDVRMAIEDDEVKSIEDRFFSQGVHQLLEGVGCSV; translated from the coding sequence ATGGATTCTGTGTCATTTCATTACGAGTCGGGTTCAGATGATGTTTTGCAAAAAATCAGGATAAAAAAATGCCTTTATGATGGCAAAACGCCTTTTCAACAAGTTTCTATTTACGAGACTCGGCAATACGGCAAAATGCTCTTGCTTGACGGGTTGATTCAGTCAGTGGAGTCTGATGAGTATCGCTATCACGAGTCACTGGTTCATCCTGCGATGTGCGCCCATGCGAATCCCAGGAATGTCCTCATCATTGGTGGTGGTGAGGGTGCTACGGCAAGAGAGGTATTAAAGCATTCCTGCGTAGAAAAAGTCGTGATGGTCGATATCGACGGCTTGCTAATTGAATTGTGTGAACGCTATTTGAGCGAGTGGCATGATGGGGCGTTTTCCGATACCCGATTGGAACTCATCGTACAGAATGGCCTGGATTACGTATACGACAGTACAGAAATATTTGATGTCATCATTCTGGATGTCTGCGACGGAATCAACAAGACATCTCGAAGTATTGAATTTTTTCAAAAACGATTTTTCACAGCATTAAAACGTATTCTTGAATTAAAAGGAATCGTGGCTTATCAGGCGATGAGTGCGACGCCGGGGGATACGACGGACTTGGCAACCGTGCTGCACGGTTTGAATAAGGTCTTTACCTACGCGAATGCCTACACCAGTTTCATACCTTCTTTTGCGGCACAGTGGGGATTTGTGGCCGCCAGCGATGTCAGTCATTGTAAATTAATCAGTGAAGAGGTCATCGACAATGTTTTGGAGGCAAGAAAATTGAAAGAGCGCCTTCGTTTCTTCGATGGCATGACTTTTCGCCATATGATGTCTTTGCCGCGCGACGTGCGCATGGCAATAGAAGACGATGAGGTGAAGTCGATTGAAGACCGTTTCTTTTCTCAGGGCGTGCATCAATTGCTTGAAGGCGTAGGTTGTTCGGTCTAG
- a CDS encoding Ig-like domain-containing protein translates to MRRMWLIAATVSFAVLFLNSCGVAAPGDNGNFSVNSSTPSSGSDEVSPSQTIQVNFSQALDKTSLNAYTFQVMESEGMSLIEGKVHYQEGSTTVSFQPYMPLPYDTPVHVMVSTMVRSSSGAHLSNVHNINFHTQTSPSESVFNPQDNATNVSPRSTIRVQFGDGVEMSTVSSFSVTLKETQTGQNVDIELGVDEDSQTAILYVADTYNFGQGLKPQTQYTYTVLSTVLNGSSAPFFGTDRSTSFTTAGATPFTNFIATDWDEYADAIAVSSDGTIIIAGETWGALTDTVSHYDGDGFIAAIDAFSGEVKDLVQFGSGADSNENLDIADPVYDMTMIGSDIYVTGFTRGNLSTSDFSSGQRALFVARYQWNGASLTPMGTPQILRGSGDMEGYAITSDANTQSVYVIGTVTGALNGEVGKGQEDVVVAKYSADLSLAWSKQYGTAARDFGRGIAVGLNGVYIAGDTLGNFATPASEHVGLNPFLLKLNAADGSVATETFDTSSQTANPGQAHDRMVTGVTTFNSRVYVIGTQHNNNGISTYALRFDESGGTPTYLAHGDNTPDQDEVATGIYSNTSGVYVATTRFHQMNNGSGAQMHGMTEIMSLTDSGFSVFKNLDAEMHASVRDMVISGSGTMYATGYVHGSMSGMMPHGMGDAFVVQP, encoded by the coding sequence ATGAGAAGGATGTGGTTAATCGCCGCAACGGTTTCGTTCGCGGTATTATTTTTGAATTCGTGTGGTGTGGCAGCACCTGGGGATAACGGTAATTTTTCGGTCAATTCCTCTACACCCTCCAGTGGTAGCGATGAGGTATCGCCATCACAGACGATACAGGTCAACTTCAGTCAGGCCCTGGACAAGACTTCGCTGAATGCCTATACCTTTCAGGTGATGGAATCGGAAGGCATGTCATTGATAGAGGGAAAGGTGCACTATCAGGAAGGGAGCACAACCGTCAGCTTTCAGCCGTATATGCCATTACCTTATGACACGCCTGTGCACGTAATGGTGAGTACTATGGTGCGTAGTAGTTCTGGCGCACATCTCAGCAATGTTCACAATATCAATTTTCATACCCAAACCAGTCCAAGCGAATCCGTCTTTAATCCACAGGATAATGCGACCAATGTCAGTCCGCGTTCGACTATTCGCGTCCAGTTTGGCGATGGCGTGGAGATGTCTACGGTCAGTTCATTCTCCGTCACTTTGAAAGAAACACAAACCGGGCAAAATGTGGATATAGAGCTTGGCGTCGATGAGGATTCACAGACGGCAATACTTTACGTCGCGGATACATACAACTTCGGCCAGGGACTCAAACCGCAAACACAATATACCTATACTGTCTTGTCGACAGTGTTAAATGGTTCGAGCGCGCCTTTTTTTGGTACAGATCGCAGTACCAGCTTTACAACGGCAGGCGCTACGCCGTTTACCAATTTTATTGCCACCGACTGGGATGAATACGCCGACGCGATAGCCGTCTCTAGTGACGGCACGATTATTATTGCGGGAGAAACCTGGGGCGCCTTGACCGATACCGTGAGTCACTATGACGGCGATGGTTTTATCGCAGCGATAGATGCCTTTTCGGGTGAAGTGAAGGATCTGGTTCAATTTGGTTCCGGCGCCGATAGCAACGAAAATCTGGATATTGCCGACCCGGTTTATGACATGACGATGATTGGTAGTGATATTTATGTCACCGGATTTACACGCGGAAATCTGTCGACGTCGGATTTTTCGTCCGGACAACGGGCATTATTTGTTGCACGCTATCAGTGGAATGGTGCGTCGCTTACACCTATGGGTACGCCACAGATATTGCGTGGATCAGGAGACATGGAAGGCTACGCAATTACCAGTGACGCCAACACCCAGTCAGTATACGTCATAGGTACAGTCACAGGCGCATTGAATGGCGAAGTCGGCAAGGGCCAGGAAGATGTCGTCGTCGCTAAATATAGTGCAGACTTGTCACTGGCATGGTCAAAACAATATGGTACGGCGGCGCGGGATTTTGGTCGTGGTATCGCTGTCGGTTTGAATGGCGTTTACATCGCTGGTGATACATTGGGCAACTTTGCTACGCCGGCGAGTGAGCATGTAGGGCTGAATCCATTCTTGCTAAAACTCAATGCTGCTGACGGCAGTGTTGCTACCGAAACTTTTGACACCAGTAGCCAAACCGCCAACCCAGGCCAGGCGCATGACCGTATGGTGACAGGTGTTACGACATTTAACAGTCGCGTGTATGTGATCGGAACGCAACACAACAATAATGGCATTAGCACTTATGCATTGCGTTTCGATGAAAGTGGCGGCACGCCGACTTATCTGGCGCACGGTGACAATACGCCGGATCAGGATGAAGTCGCGACTGGTATTTACAGCAATACATCGGGCGTTTATGTTGCTACGACGCGTTTTCATCAAATGAATAACGGTAGCGGTGCGCAGATGCATGGTATGACTGAAATCATGAGTCTGACGGATAGCGGATTTTCGGTCTTTAAAAACCTGGATGCAGAGATGCATGCCAGTGTACGCGACATGGTGATCTCCGGGTCAGGAACTATGTATGCGACGGGTTATGTGCATGGTTCGATGAGTGGCATGATGCCGCATGGCATGGGTGACGCGTTTGTTGTGCAGCCATAA
- a CDS encoding ABC transporter ATP-binding protein/permease codes for MARRSGNILFLWIFKNSFGFLGPLLLAATVVTICELSIPWILEQVIDEAISDDVDMSIVNLFGLLMLGIIVLLYLVHHVYLRYEIKLVCNTSFQIYRQFYSHILAQPLSYFKRKRSGEILHRVMNDTAEFEQNARYLLSDLPYEIMIVVGTLIMMIFLDPWLAFFVFIFLVATSIVSTKIGRPLPVLERRVQMLGARFSNRLQEIINGIRTVKTFGNEMFEQQTLDAANRKRADIQQTSGKIEAWLLPLFELMETLGVILVVWYGAHLIFQDKLTPGGLVAFIAYMEILAVPVSRAGKYYRHWLEASAMADRIVDFLRDTDDKENLSSISWEHPNQHMIKTIQFDNVSFTYPRTEGPVLHDIQFSVQQGEIVSLVGRNGSGKSTTMDLLQGFYLPDTGKILADGQNIHDMEISLWRQRVGVMSQEVFLFNTSIRDNILYGVKNASEAQLMLACHHAGLTSLIQSLPKGLNTRVGEKGGRFSGGQRQRIALARLYLINPAVIIYDEPTAALDGEAAKDVALRIRRFGRDRISIVIAHQAEMVAVADRIILLDKGRIHAQGSHDELFQNELLYRRLFASIEHREEFEQLSREFSSSGIFTQSHLKNLTETS; via the coding sequence ATGGCCAGACGGTCCGGCAATATACTCTTTCTCTGGATATTCAAGAACTCCTTCGGATTTCTCGGACCGCTACTGCTCGCGGCAACCGTCGTCACTATTTGCGAATTATCGATACCGTGGATATTGGAACAAGTCATTGATGAAGCCATTTCCGATGACGTCGACATGAGCATAGTCAACCTGTTTGGTCTGTTGATGCTAGGCATAATTGTGCTGTTATACCTAGTCCACCATGTTTATTTACGTTATGAAATAAAATTGGTATGTAATACCAGCTTTCAAATCTATCGCCAGTTCTATTCTCACATCCTGGCGCAACCGCTGTCTTACTTCAAACGCAAGCGTAGTGGCGAGATATTGCACCGTGTGATGAATGACACCGCCGAGTTTGAACAAAATGCCCGCTATCTCTTATCAGATCTTCCCTATGAAATTATGATTGTTGTCGGGACTTTGATCATGATGATTTTTCTCGATCCGTGGCTGGCCTTTTTCGTATTCATATTTCTGGTCGCCACCTCGATCGTTTCCACCAAAATCGGACGCCCCTTGCCCGTACTGGAACGTCGGGTGCAAATGCTTGGCGCACGTTTTAGTAACCGTTTACAGGAAATCATTAACGGTATACGCACCGTAAAGACCTTCGGTAACGAAATGTTCGAGCAGCAGACCCTCGACGCGGCAAATCGCAAACGTGCCGACATACAACAAACCTCAGGAAAAATTGAAGCCTGGTTGCTACCACTCTTCGAACTCATGGAAACACTCGGCGTAATCCTCGTGGTGTGGTATGGGGCCCATTTAATTTTTCAGGACAAACTCACTCCCGGCGGACTAGTCGCATTTATTGCCTATATGGAAATACTAGCAGTCCCCGTCAGTCGCGCAGGTAAATACTATCGACACTGGCTTGAGGCCAGCGCCATGGCCGATCGTATTGTCGACTTTTTGCGCGATACCGATGACAAGGAAAACCTGTCGTCAATTAGTTGGGAGCATCCCAATCAACACATGATTAAAACAATACAATTCGACAATGTCAGCTTTACCTATCCGCGAACCGAAGGCCCTGTATTACACGATATACAGTTTTCCGTACAACAAGGGGAAATTGTATCGCTGGTGGGTCGAAACGGCTCCGGTAAAAGCACGACCATGGATTTGCTACAGGGATTCTATTTACCTGATACAGGCAAAATTCTCGCCGACGGTCAGAATATACATGACATGGAAATCAGTCTGTGGCGGCAGCGGGTAGGGGTGATGTCTCAAGAGGTATTTTTATTCAATACCAGTATCCGCGACAATATTCTGTATGGCGTCAAGAACGCAAGCGAGGCGCAATTAATGCTGGCCTGCCATCACGCCGGTCTGACGTCGTTAATTCAATCCTTGCCCAAAGGATTGAATACACGCGTCGGAGAAAAGGGCGGACGCTTTTCAGGCGGACAGCGGCAACGCATCGCCCTGGCCAGGCTCTATCTGATCAATCCGGCTGTCATCATTTACGATGAACCAACAGCCGCGCTAGATGGCGAAGCGGCAAAAGATGTTGCCCTGCGTATCCGTCGATTTGGTCGTGACCGCATATCCATTGTAATCGCCCACCAGGCGGAAATGGTTGCCGTCGCCGATCGCATTATTCTGCTGGATAAAGGACGAATTCATGCTCAAGGTAGTCACGACGAACTTTTTCAAAATGAACTGCTCTATCGCCGGCTATTCGCGTCCATTGAACACCGAGAGGAATTTGAACAACTCAGTCGTGAGTTTTCCTCATCCGGAATCTTCACCCAATCACATTTGAAAAATCTCACTGAGACCAGCTAG